The following proteins are co-located in the Candidatus Nitrotoga sp. AM1P genome:
- a CDS encoding RsmB/NOP family class I SAM-dependent RNA methyltransferase, producing the protein MLLTEYRLDLVIQALRSILPLEHPADAVLRHFFQRERIGSNERALVAETVFGVLRHRLFLEHACVNQATPRRMALAYWIKFSGYNLRELTPLLKRDEADWLGQVKAITLAELSLSVQAELPEWLVEQLQITMTDEAILMLGRSMQQPAALDLRVNTLLATRDEVLQALQADGMDAQATPYSPIGIRLKDKPSLTKHPLFLGGKIEVQDEGSQLLGFLLAPKRNDMVVDFCAGAGGKALMLGAMMQSQGRLYALDVSEKRLANLKPRLKRSGLSNLHPQLIAHENDSKIKRLAGKIDRVLVDAPCSGLGTLRRNPDIKFRQSSQSVTEFTQLQTSILASASKLLKPGGRLVYTTCSFLPQENRAIVDAFLADHPEFTLRPAGEILAQQKIPLEAEECLQLLPQLHSTDAFFAAVLERVKAVAPNNVDPA; encoded by the coding sequence ATGCTACTGACCGAATATCGCCTAGACCTCGTTATCCAAGCCCTGCGTAGCATTCTGCCGCTGGAACATCCCGCTGACGCTGTACTGCGCCACTTTTTTCAGCGCGAGCGCATCGGCTCCAACGAACGTGCGCTGGTGGCAGAAACTGTGTTCGGTGTGTTACGTCACCGCCTGTTTCTGGAACATGCCTGCGTCAACCAGGCCACACCGCGCCGCATGGCGCTGGCTTATTGGATCAAATTCAGCGGCTATAACCTGCGCGAACTCACTCCGCTTCTGAAACGCGATGAAGCCGACTGGCTGGGGCAAGTGAAAGCCATCACTCTTGCCGAATTATCTTTGTCGGTGCAGGCCGAACTGCCAGAATGGTTGGTCGAACAGCTGCAAATCACCATGACAGATGAAGCCATCCTCATGCTGGGGCGCTCCATGCAGCAACCCGCCGCACTGGATTTACGCGTTAACACCCTGCTCGCCACGCGCGACGAGGTGCTGCAAGCCTTGCAGGCAGACGGCATGGACGCGCAAGCCACGCCTTATTCCCCCATCGGCATTCGCCTGAAGGATAAGCCATCACTCACCAAGCACCCGCTGTTTCTCGGCGGAAAAATAGAGGTACAGGACGAAGGCAGCCAGCTGCTTGGATTTCTGCTCGCACCCAAGCGCAATGACATGGTTGTGGACTTTTGCGCCGGCGCAGGCGGCAAAGCACTTATGCTGGGCGCCATGATGCAGTCGCAGGGCAGGCTGTATGCGCTGGACGTATCTGAAAAACGACTGGCCAACCTCAAGCCACGTCTGAAACGTTCGGGGCTTAGCAACCTGCACCCGCAACTCATAGCACATGAAAATGACAGCAAAATAAAACGTCTGGCTGGCAAAATCGACCGCGTTCTTGTGGACGCGCCGTGTAGCGGATTGGGCACCCTACGCCGCAATCCGGACATCAAATTCCGCCAATCGTCCCAAAGCGTGACTGAATTCACCCAGTTGCAAACCTCTATCCTGGCCTCAGCCAGCAAGTTGCTCAAACCCGGCGGTCGCCTGGTGTATACCACCTGTAGTTTTTTGCCCCAGGAAAACCGCGCGATAGTCGATGCATTTCTTGCCGACCATCCAGAATTCACGTTACGTCCTGCAGGAGAAATTCTCGCACAGCAAAAAATCCCGCTGGAAGCGGAAGAGTGCCTGCAACTGTTGCCGCAACTGCACAGCACCGATGCCTTTTTCGCAGCGGTATTGGAACGGGTCAAAGCGGTTGCCCCGAACAACGTCGATCCTGCCTAA
- a CDS encoding RNA ligase family protein — MTDFFRFPHTPHIAWLGDGTPRDDKVLAAFEAEAFLAHGVILEEKVDGANLGFSVGSDGEVRAQNRGQYLPQPFTGQFVRLNEWLAIHEEALFEALGESLMLFGEWVAAVHSLEYPGLPDYFLVFDVYDRNARRFWSTARRNALASQLSLRSVHQIGMGRYRLSTLKQMIATTPSAYRKGECEGIYLRHEDKDWLIARAKLVHPDFTQSIGEHWRSRSLRWNSLAVGFESY; from the coding sequence ATGACAGATTTTTTCAGATTCCCCCACACCCCCCATATTGCCTGGCTCGGTGACGGTACGCCGCGTGATGACAAGGTGCTGGCCGCATTCGAGGCCGAAGCATTCTTGGCGCACGGCGTAATTCTCGAAGAAAAAGTCGACGGTGCCAATCTGGGATTTTCGGTGGGAAGCGATGGCGAAGTCAGGGCGCAAAACCGGGGGCAATATTTACCCCAACCATTCACTGGCCAATTTGTACGCCTGAATGAGTGGCTGGCTATTCACGAAGAAGCCCTATTCGAAGCGCTGGGCGAATCTCTGATGTTGTTCGGTGAATGGGTGGCCGCTGTGCATAGTCTGGAATATCCCGGTTTGCCGGATTATTTCTTGGTGTTCGATGTGTATGACCGCAATGCTCGTCGTTTCTGGAGTACAGCACGGCGTAATGCGTTGGCGTCCCAGCTTAGCTTGCGCTCCGTTCATCAGATAGGAATGGGACGTTACCGACTGAGTACGCTCAAGCAAATGATTGCCACGACTCCAAGCGCCTATCGAAAGGGCGAGTGCGAGGGAATCTATCTCAGACATGAAGACAAAGACTGGCTAATCGCCCGCGCCAAATTGGTTCACCCCGATTTCACGCAAAGCATTGGCGAGCATTGGCGTTCGCGTTCACTGCGTTGGAACTCGCTAGCAGTTGGCTTTGAATCTTATTAG
- a CDS encoding NAAT family transporter yields MLDFTEYTKIFISLFAILDPIGIIPIIILFTSGMTAPKRAKVGRVASLAVCVILLVALLIGQPLLVFFGISISSFRVAGGILLMLMAFRMLNGNLYTSIEADNDGAGGETSSIHAIVPLSIPLLAGPGSISAVILEAHKAHGIEHYLIMSLEIMLLSVTVWLAFLIAPWVAQRLGKIGIDVFTRLMGLVLAAISVEFIAGGIRGLFPTLG; encoded by the coding sequence ATGCTGGATTTCACCGAATACACCAAGATTTTTATCAGTCTGTTCGCCATCCTTGATCCGATCGGGATCATCCCCATCATCATTCTGTTCACCTCCGGCATGACGGCACCAAAACGAGCCAAGGTTGGCCGCGTCGCATCACTGGCGGTATGCGTCATTTTGCTGGTTGCGTTATTGATAGGTCAGCCACTACTGGTTTTTTTTGGTATCAGCATCAGTTCATTTCGCGTGGCGGGCGGCATTCTACTGATGTTAATGGCCTTCAGAATGTTGAATGGTAACCTCTACACCTCCATCGAAGCCGATAATGACGGTGCTGGGGGCGAAACAAGCTCGATACATGCCATCGTGCCGTTATCCATTCCACTGCTGGCAGGGCCCGGCTCCATTAGCGCGGTGATTCTGGAGGCACACAAGGCGCACGGCATTGAGCATTATTTAATCATGAGCTTGGAAATTATGTTGCTAAGCGTAACGGTCTGGTTAGCCTTCCTGATTGCACCGTGGGTGGCGCAACGTTTGGGCAAGATAGGCATTGACGTATTTACTCGGTTAATGGGCTTGGTACTCGCGGCCATTTCCGTAGAGTTCATTGCGGGTGGAATACGTGGCTTATTTCCTACTCTTGGCTAA
- the greB gene encoding transcription elongation factor GreB, which produces MSKAFTKETDESPDEEEGQPVSPLPPGVKNYITPIGYQRMKDELDQLWKVERPVLVQTITWAASNGDRSENGDYIYGKKRLREIDRRIRFLSKRLENAAVVDPVQRESCDQVFFGATVTVCRQDGAEHIYSIVGVDEADAGRGLISWVSPLARALLKTRADDVVMLHIPGGIEELVVVGVAYRAIRFDD; this is translated from the coding sequence ATGAGCAAAGCTTTTACCAAGGAAACGGACGAAAGTCCTGACGAAGAAGAGGGTCAGCCGGTATCTCCCCTCCCGCCCGGAGTCAAAAACTACATCACCCCCATTGGTTACCAGCGTATGAAAGATGAGCTTGATCAGCTATGGAAAGTGGAACGTCCGGTATTGGTGCAAACTATTACTTGGGCCGCTTCCAACGGCGATCGCTCGGAAAATGGGGATTATATTTATGGCAAGAAGCGCCTGCGTGAAATCGATCGGCGCATCCGCTTTCTTTCCAAGCGTCTGGAAAACGCCGCAGTGGTGGATCCGGTGCAGCGAGAATCGTGTGATCAAGTATTCTTTGGGGCGACAGTCACAGTGTGCCGGCAGGATGGCGCAGAGCACATCTACAGCATAGTCGGCGTGGATGAAGCGGATGCCGGGCGCGGATTGATTAGCTGGGTATCACCGCTCGCTCGAGCACTGCTAAAGACGCGCGCCGATGATGTGGTTATGCTGCACATCCCCGGCGGGATAGAAGAGCTGGTGGTGGTGGGCGTTGCTTATCGGGCGATACGTTTTGACGATTGA
- a CDS encoding AAA family ATPase, whose amino-acid sequence MFTKLSLKNFKAWRDVENVDEAGQLQKDRIEIPLAPVTMLLGTNSSGKSSLLQALLLLKQTAASPDRSIHLNLGGDEANDYFNFGHFDDVLNRNASPRQFKIGFHFQRPDVESSAEKNRIASGEFLATYSKTSSGSAVIEELSLRSGSSCYRAIRREKGAYSIMVGDEAQPRGKSKAYAPERSIALPSEAIQLLSNDGPMAEDISLAIRRELGSIAYLGPLRRKPERDYVWNKTKPGELGIDGVGVINAIFASALLRSNGDDTVKIIQEVSGWLARMGLAERIEVKQLGHSTRYEVVVHKDGVVANLRDVGIGISQVLPVLTLAFFAPAGSTVLLEEPEIHLHPLAQSVLAELFVEVSRARKTQFIVETHSEHLFRRMQTLVAEETITTNDCRLYFVGREGADAKLKPLVLDDYGRVTEWPPMFFGDAMGETSKQARLMFERQMRDCKT is encoded by the coding sequence ATGTTTACAAAACTCTCATTGAAAAATTTCAAGGCTTGGCGGGATGTCGAGAATGTGGACGAAGCCGGACAATTGCAAAAAGATAGAATTGAAATTCCTTTGGCTCCGGTAACGATGTTGCTCGGCACTAATTCATCAGGGAAATCATCTCTGCTTCAAGCATTGTTGTTGCTTAAGCAAACTGCCGCTTCTCCAGATCGCAGTATTCACCTTAATCTGGGCGGTGATGAAGCCAATGACTACTTCAATTTCGGTCACTTTGACGATGTGTTAAATCGTAATGCATCACCTCGGCAGTTTAAAATCGGTTTTCATTTTCAGCGCCCGGATGTGGAATCATCAGCTGAAAAAAACCGTATAGCATCAGGCGAATTCTTAGCTACTTACAGCAAAACATCGTCGGGTAGTGCCGTAATAGAGGAATTGAGTTTGCGTAGTGGGTCATCCTGCTATCGAGCAATTCGTCGCGAAAAAGGCGCGTACTCAATAATGGTTGGAGACGAGGCGCAACCGAGAGGTAAGAGCAAAGCATATGCACCTGAACGTTCAATAGCATTGCCGTCAGAGGCGATTCAGTTACTTTCGAATGACGGGCCGATGGCGGAGGATATCAGCCTTGCTATTCGCCGAGAGTTGGGAAGTATTGCCTACCTGGGGCCGCTACGCAGAAAACCGGAGCGCGATTACGTCTGGAATAAAACCAAGCCTGGAGAGTTGGGAATTGATGGAGTAGGTGTGATCAATGCTATTTTTGCAAGCGCTTTGCTGCGATCGAATGGAGATGATACCGTCAAAATTATTCAGGAAGTGTCCGGCTGGCTAGCTCGCATGGGCCTTGCAGAACGGATTGAAGTAAAGCAATTGGGGCATTCAACACGTTATGAAGTTGTAGTTCACAAAGATGGAGTGGTAGCTAACTTGCGTGATGTGGGGATCGGTATTTCTCAAGTATTGCCGGTTCTAACTCTGGCATTTTTTGCGCCTGCAGGTTCAACCGTGCTGCTGGAAGAACCTGAGATTCATCTTCATCCTCTCGCGCAATCGGTGCTAGCGGAATTATTTGTCGAGGTCAGTCGCGCAAGGAAAACTCAGTTCATCGTTGAAACCCATTCAGAGCATCTCTTTAGACGTATGCAAACTTTGGTAGCCGAAGAAACCATTACAACAAATGATTGCCGTCTGTACTTTGTCGGACGCGAGGGCGCCGATGCTAAACTGAAGCCATTGGTACTTGATGATTATGGGCGTGTGACTGAATGGCCGCCCATGTTTTTTGGTGACGCGATGGGCGAAACCAGCAAGCAAGCTCGACTGATGTTCGAGCGACAAATGCGGGATTGCAAAACATGA